The Fibrobacter sp. genome has a segment encoding these proteins:
- the rplL gene encoding 50S ribosomal protein L7/L12, with protein sequence MATDIKALGDQIVGLTLLEAKALADYLKETHGIEAAAGGAVVMAAAAAAPAEEKTEFDVILVECGAQKMNVLKEVRAITGLGLAEAKKVVETANSVIKEAAPKADAEALKKKLEELGAKVTLK encoded by the coding sequence ATGGCAACTGATATCAAGGCACTGGGCGATCAAATTGTTGGTCTTACCCTTCTCGAAGCCAAGGCTTTGGCTGACTACCTCAAGGAAACTCACGGCATCGAAGCTGCTGCCGGTGGCGCCGTCGTAATGGCCGCCGCTGCTGCTGCCCCCGCCGAAGAGAAGACCGAATTCGACGTAATCCTCGTCGAATGCGGCGCTCAGAAGATGAACGTCCTTAAGGAAGTTCGCGCTATCACCGGTCTCGGCCTCGCCGAAGCCAAGAAGGTCGTCGAGACTGCTAACAGCGTCATCAAGGAAGCCGCTCCCAAGGCCGACGCCGAAGCTCTCAAGAAGAAACTCGAAGAACTCGGAGCAAAGGTTACCCTTAAGTAA